The Drosophila bipectinata strain 14024-0381.07 chromosome 3L, DbipHiC1v2, whole genome shotgun sequence region tttttttaatcatgACCAATCCATAAAAGTGAAGGAACTTATTTTAGATATAGCAGGTAGCTTCGATCAAGTATGTTTCTAATAagatcaattaattaaattttcttcaaaattGCAGAACTTAATATGGGAGAAAGAGCCATTGCCAAGGACAAAATAATTCTAGATttacaaaaacttaaaagacTTCAAGgaattattaaagaaattaagggtattttaaatgatttcaTCAAACAATTTCATTCTAAGCTTTTTATTGTAAAGTTTTATGACATTCCAGATTGTAACCTGTGTTGCAGTGAGGACCGAAAGGAATTTACGATTCTAAGTCAAGAAATTATTCTTAAGATAAGAATTATAACGGAAGTGAAAGGTAAATGgttcataatttaatatttctagtttatacttttttattcaACGTAGACCGTGGAAGATGGGACAACATTGAACGTATAGAATATGAACCCCTTGATTCaaaacaaaaggcaaaaatCCGTAGGATATTTATGGATATCTCGGGTAGTTAAACTCTTAATACCACATATTTTTTCATTCcaagatttattttaattttagatGGTCTTATATTGGATGATTTCATAAAAAACTTTAAGAGCCTAAAGTCAAGCATTTTCCCTCAGGTCAGGCACATAATTATGGACCTAGCAGGCAAATTAAAGAGCATAttatgttaaatatttaaaactattcTTATTTTGAATTACAGAGAAAAACGATATAATGATTTTGGGACCGAAGAATGTACCCAAGTTCAAAAATGTCACCATAAACATATGTGGTAAATGAGAATCTTAATCAACCAAACATGTTTCAAACATAATACAGCCCTAATACTTTTCAGACCGCAGAATTAGTGATCTGGGACTCTTTCGACACATTTCCAAACTAAGTTTAACTGCCTCCTTCGAAATAGCCGATCTTATCGAGTTCTGCAAACAAAATCAGTCTTTGGTATCATTAGATATAAATGTTTCTAGCTTCGCAGATCACAGATACTTATCGGAAATTGCTGATCATTGTCCTCTGTTAAAGCAACTGAAGTTTGTGTTGAACGATAATGCCGGAGAAAAGGAATATGTCCGCCTGGCCAATTTAGTTAGGTTGCAGCAGTTGGAAATCGTCAAGACACCCAGTCATACTGACGATATGGAAAACTACTCTGATTTGGACTTTGAAGGGCTTACACCGAAGAGACTGCGAATAGAACCCGAAAACGAAGCCCTCAGTGGCAACATAAATAATACTTTCGAATCAAACGTGGCTCTGCACGAACTTTTAAAAGCTATATTGGCAAAGAAAAGGTCTTTACTCGTCAACTTGGCATTAAAATTTGATGTTGAGGATGAAATAGTCCAGACcatttccaaaataaaaagtctTAGAGTTTTACAGTGCGGTTTATGCGATGTTAATAGCATAACCCATCTAAAGGATAGTCCAGTCCTAGGCCATTTGAGCCTCTTCAACAAAGGACATCTGATTTCCGAAGATATTGTACATTTATTAAAGAAACAAGTCAACGTCTCAAGCTTGGACGCAAAAATGAACCTTAGCCAACGCGGCTCTCTTTATATTGAAACCAACAATGCGgctatttatacaaatattaatgTGGAGccccttttaaaaattaaaaatttaaattgcgTTATAATGAGTAACGATCTTTTTAAATTAAGGGGATCATGTTTGGTCAGATTATTGGAGCAAGGTGTTTGGTTCAAAACTCGATCATGCCAAATGAATTTGGACTCTAGCATAAaggaattatatatttattatgatatagATCCGATTCTAGAATTTCCACTCCCAGAAGTAAAAAACttgaaatcatttttattctttaaagCTAGTCCCCCCGAATCGGTCCTAAATCAACTTATAGAGGACCATGCAAAAACTTTGGAAGAACTTAATATAAGTCTTCCTCAGACATTATTTGAATTAGACAAAGATGTTTGGCTTAATGAACCAAAAGTAAAGATGCTATCATCATTCACCAGTCTAAAGTACATATCTTGTGgacttcaaaaattaaaagacaTTCAACATTTGGCCAATTTGACGAATTTGGAAAAGATCATCATCTCGTCCAAGCATGATCCCAAATTTGTGGGCTTTTCCCGATTTCTGACCCCGGTGCtgcaaaaatgtataaaattaaattacttgGAAATCAAAATAGTTCCAAAGGGCTTAACacgaaaatttttaattagtcTTCACCGTATTGTGTTTAAAGAAAGGCATCAGGAAACTCAAATTTCATTGGAAGTGTGTTTAACCCTAAGCGCCAAAACAAACTTAACTGAAAATCAGGTTGGCATTATCAAAAATTAGCTTCTAAttctattattaaaaatattctcttCTATTATTTCaggaaaaatttacaaaacgGCCTTTTGAAGGAATGACGCTGACTATaaagaaacaagaaaatgattttgtattggattaaactttttattaattacCTTGTAGTTTCCTTTGGTAAATTCATTTTTGGAAGTCACAGGtgtttattttaagaaaatgcAATTCACAGGAATTTGAGATGTAATGCGGCTTAAGTATTACATTATTAATTACATGTTAGTTTCCTATTTCCAGTTCTCGccttaattgcattttaagcACAGACAGAAACTGtcaatttccatttttaagccctaaccaataaaaaaaaaggaattgaCGTTTAATAGACAACAGCTGGCACTTGGCATTAGATAATGCCACATTCGTTGAAAGTGCCCAGAGGCCATTtgcattgcgtatacgcagtgtgtgCTGTTTGTGTGCCGTGAGTGGCAATGTGCAAATTAAGCAGCATCGAGCGGTCTCTGTTTTATTTACGCAACTGAAAACCCGTTGAAACTGAAATGCACACACCACCCGGCGGGAGACAATGCCTGGTAAATAATTTAGGCCGACTGCATTAGGGCCTGTTCCAGTGGCAGACGGGACGGGACACATTGGCATAATTTGTCAGCTGTCGGGTAATTTGTGAGACTGTTGCTAATTAAATATTCCAGCACATATGgtacatacatgtatatatAGGAAATCTGTAAAGTTGTTGAGTGCCATGCAAATATACTGTCCTGGCTCAAATCGAAAGCCAATTCTAATTCAGATCTCGGTAATGCCAATGTAAACAACGGCCCAGAAAACACAAAGAACTGGGAGCAATCAGAGCCATGTCACTTCAATTCACTTTGAATCAGGCAATGTCCATGGACACACCATCTTCTTGCCACTCAGAGTTGGTTTTGCGGCTTTCAGCCATTAATTGGGTCTCAA contains the following coding sequences:
- the LOC108128254 gene encoding uncharacterized protein isoform X1, with product MATLTNLSHFELFRILDYMKWNCERQNSLESVHLIKYLDIFNFALTCKKLRRIVWDWSKDIYYQLEINPLHKHLHKDMNVSFNKIHSILKRTTKKGKENINDVFIASLMKEVTLNSIELTYKPQEHITNHEEIFERYLKAIRGERSRRQFCVLNPNAVKNLGDLLTKSDIDDQSGYLFFNHDQSIKVKELILDIAELNMGERAIAKDKIILDLQKLKRLQGIIKEIKDCNLCCSEDRKEFTILSQEIILKIRIITEVKDRGRWDNIERIEYEPLDSKQKAKIRRIFMDISDGLILDDFIKNFKSLKSSIFPQVRHIIMDLAEKNDIMILGPKNVPKFKNVTINICDRRISDLGLFRHISKLSLTASFEIADLIEFCKQNQSLVSLDINVSSFADHRYLSEIADHCPLLKQLKFVLNDNAGEKEYVRLANLVRLQQLEIVKTPSHTDDMENYSDLDFEGLTPKRLRIEPENEALSGNINNTFESNVALHELLKAILAKKRSLLVNLALKFDVEDEIVQTISKIKSLRVLQCGLCDVNSITHLKDSPVLGHLSLFNKGHLISEDIVHLLKKQVNVSSLDAKMNLSQRGSLYIETNNAAIYTNINVEPLLKIKNLNCVIMSNDLFKLRGSCLVRLLEQGVWFKTRSCQMNLDSSIKELYIYYDIDPILEFPLPEVKNLKSFLFFKASPPESVLNQLIEDHAKTLEELNISLPQTLFELDKDVWLNEPKVKMLSSFTSLKYISCGLQKLKDIQHLANLTNLEKIIISSKHDPKFVGFSRFLTPVLQKCIKLNYLEIKIVPKGLTRKFLISLHRIVFKERHQETQISLEVCLTLSAKTNLTENQEKFTKRPFEGMTLTIKKQENDFVLD